A window of Ferrimicrobium sp. contains these coding sequences:
- a CDS encoding methyltransferase domain-containing protein, with amino-acid sequence MDLEQFRALPEWPIILRDSWETNAPWWQAGFTEGSDAEYEEQIKPLVRDGLRGARRVLDVGGGEGQLARVLAGDGADVVVLDSSHSQLVTARSRGSRGVLAAGAALPFVTGSFDAVLICLVLEHVVELDEVLTEVARVLADGGRFLLLLNHPILQTPGSGFIDDIDLGEQYWRLGPYLQEDIQMEEVDANVFVPFVHRPLSEYLNRAIAHGLILAQMDEPAPPPGFVARADEYQQVQSYPRLLALHFERRR; translated from the coding sequence GTGGATCTAGAACAGTTTCGTGCCCTACCTGAATGGCCTATCATTTTACGAGACTCCTGGGAGACGAACGCCCCTTGGTGGCAGGCTGGCTTCACCGAAGGCAGTGATGCCGAGTACGAGGAGCAGATCAAACCGCTCGTCCGTGACGGACTGCGTGGTGCGAGACGCGTGCTCGACGTCGGCGGCGGAGAGGGGCAGTTGGCCAGGGTGCTTGCTGGCGATGGGGCGGATGTGGTGGTGCTCGACAGCTCACATAGTCAACTCGTGACGGCACGTAGCCGTGGCTCACGAGGTGTGCTCGCGGCCGGTGCGGCGCTACCGTTTGTAACCGGTAGCTTCGATGCGGTGCTGATCTGTCTGGTGCTTGAGCACGTCGTCGAACTCGATGAGGTCTTGACCGAGGTGGCACGGGTGCTGGCCGACGGGGGCCGCTTCCTTCTCTTGTTGAACCATCCGATCCTTCAGACGCCCGGTTCGGGTTTTATCGATGATATCGATCTCGGCGAGCAGTACTGGCGCCTTGGGCCGTACCTGCAGGAGGATATTCAGATGGAGGAGGTTGACGCGAACGTTTTTGTGCCCTTTGTGCACCGACCGCTCTCCGAATATCTCAATCGCGCGATCGCTCACGGTCTCATCTTGGCCCAGATGGACGAACCCGCACCTCCTCCTGGTTTTGTCGCCAGAGCCGACGAATATCAGCAGGTACAGTCCTACCCCCGCCTGCTCGCTCTGCACTTTGAGCGTCGTCGATGA
- the uvrC gene encoding excinuclease ABC subunit UvrC — MPRSFAVIERPRKSSIPDQPGSYQFRDAEGRVIYVGKAKSLRARVSSYFAPPETLSGKTRAMMAVAESVTWITVASDAEAFMLEYSLIKEHRPRYNIRLRDDKSYPMIAVTMNEEWPRAMLVRGARRPKVRYYGPYVNAGAARETLELLLRALPLRSCSGSKLARHTREGRPCLYYHIGRCVGPCIGSVSHEDYREMVDRVSQFLGGQGTELARIIDAKMREAAKELEFEQAARYRDQLSAIQSVLERQEMVIGNDSDMDVFGVCADELEVSLQALRVRGGRVVGTNGVIADLVEDITGEEMLARVLELYYAEKAFDYPARIILPSPVSDRERLETLLSELAGRRVQVSVGQRGRPRALVATANENARQEFRRNRLRRATDHNARAEALVELARQLSLSESPLRIECYDMSHLQGTNYVGSMVVMEDGLMKHRDYRHFSVSIPKNDDFQAMEEVLRRRLGRLLAEEGQALDRGRRFAYRPNLILLDGGAGQLSVGVRVLEELALSSTIELASLAKSFEEVYRPGLAEPLRLPRGSQALYLLQTLRDESHRFAITYHRRRRTITAEQSVLDQIPGLGPKRRSKLLAHYGSVFEIAQASKEELVGTKIVPESVATQLLEQLTKVYGGTAKAGEE; from the coding sequence TTGCCCCGCTCCTTCGCCGTGATTGAGCGGCCTCGGAAGTCATCGATACCGGACCAGCCTGGATCGTATCAGTTTCGTGACGCCGAAGGCAGGGTTATCTACGTCGGTAAAGCCAAATCCTTGCGTGCTCGGGTGTCAAGTTATTTTGCGCCACCGGAGACGCTTTCTGGCAAGACGCGGGCGATGATGGCGGTTGCCGAGTCGGTGACCTGGATTACGGTCGCTAGCGATGCCGAGGCGTTCATGCTCGAGTATTCGCTGATCAAGGAGCATCGCCCGCGCTACAACATTCGCCTGCGCGACGATAAGAGCTACCCGATGATCGCGGTGACGATGAATGAAGAGTGGCCCCGGGCGATGCTCGTTCGCGGGGCGCGCCGCCCCAAGGTGCGCTACTACGGACCCTATGTCAACGCTGGTGCGGCCCGGGAGACCCTCGAACTCCTGCTGCGAGCGTTGCCGCTGCGGAGCTGTTCCGGGTCCAAGTTGGCTCGCCATACCAGGGAAGGTCGCCCCTGCCTCTACTACCACATTGGGCGTTGCGTTGGTCCTTGCATCGGTTCGGTGTCGCATGAGGATTATCGCGAGATGGTTGACCGGGTGTCGCAGTTTCTCGGAGGGCAGGGGACCGAACTTGCTCGTATCATCGACGCCAAGATGCGGGAGGCGGCCAAGGAGCTCGAGTTCGAACAGGCGGCGCGGTATCGCGATCAGCTGTCGGCTATCCAAAGTGTGCTCGAGCGTCAGGAGATGGTCATTGGCAACGACAGCGATATGGATGTCTTTGGAGTCTGTGCTGATGAACTCGAGGTCAGTTTGCAGGCGCTCCGGGTGCGTGGTGGGCGCGTCGTGGGTACCAACGGGGTCATCGCCGACCTCGTGGAAGACATCACTGGTGAGGAGATGTTGGCCCGGGTACTCGAGCTCTACTACGCCGAAAAAGCCTTCGATTACCCGGCACGCATTATTTTGCCGTCGCCGGTCAGTGATCGTGAGCGATTGGAGACGCTCCTGAGCGAATTGGCAGGGCGTAGGGTACAGGTCAGTGTCGGGCAACGGGGGCGTCCGCGAGCACTTGTTGCGACAGCCAACGAGAACGCACGCCAAGAGTTTCGGCGCAACCGGCTTCGACGGGCCACCGACCACAACGCCCGTGCCGAGGCGCTTGTCGAGCTCGCGAGGCAACTTTCGCTATCCGAGTCGCCGCTGCGGATTGAGTGCTACGACATGAGTCATCTCCAAGGGACGAACTACGTTGGTTCGATGGTGGTGATGGAGGATGGGCTGATGAAGCATCGCGACTATCGCCATTTCAGCGTCTCGATCCCGAAGAATGACGACTTTCAGGCGATGGAGGAGGTCCTGCGTCGTCGGCTCGGTCGCCTTCTCGCTGAGGAGGGACAGGCGCTCGATCGGGGTCGTCGATTCGCCTATCGTCCGAACCTGATTCTTCTCGATGGTGGTGCCGGTCAACTCTCCGTAGGGGTGCGTGTGCTCGAAGAGCTTGCGCTCAGCTCAACCATCGAGCTCGCGTCGTTGGCAAAGAGTTTTGAGGAGGTATATCGGCCTGGATTGGCTGAGCCGTTGCGACTTCCTCGCGGCTCTCAGGCGTTGTACCTCTTGCAGACCCTACGGGACGAGTCACATCGCTTTGCGATTACTTACCACCGACGGCGCCGGACGATCACCGCCGAGCAGTCGGTATTAGATCAGATTCCGGGGCTTGGCCCCAAACGTCGCTCAAAGCTGCTGGCCCATTACGGCTCGGTGTTTGAGATTGCCCAGGCCTCGAAGGAGGAGCTCGTCGGTACGAAGATAGTCCCCGAGTCGGTGGCCACCCAACTCCTAGAGCAGCTGACTAAGGTTTATGGCGGAACCGCGAAGGCTGGCGAGGAGTAA
- the uvrA gene encoding excinuclease ABC subunit UvrA, with protein sequence MPEVLRIQGAREHNLKNISLDIPRDRLVVLTGLSGSGKSSLAFDTIFAEGQRRYVESLSSYARQFLGLMEKPDVDFIDGLSPAISIDQKTASHNPRSTVATVTEIYDYLRLLFARIGRPHCPQCGRIVAQQTPQEIVDLVLAHFGDRRVMIAAPVVQQRKGEYQALLDDLTKQGFARVMIDDVLVELSDRKSVALERYEAHSISVIVDRLRVDVSDVRRLVESTETALALTKGRVDVLEVDDDRKVVRVERYSEELACVVCGISLGRLEPRNFSFNSPFGACPVCSGLGMRFEVDEELVLPDPSRSLLQGAVAPFGALRADYLEHMLERVAKEYQIPLTKPVGSLDDAQRRIILYGIEDKVTHEYVDRRGRERSYSFTYEGAVNFLKRRHAEVESETARAIIESYMRQVPCEGCGGTRLKPEARAVTIDDISIDRFVALPIGDALERVGAFDLDSRERQIAAQILKEISARLRFLVDVGLDYLTLARSAATLSGGEAQRIRLASQIGSGLAGVLYVLDEPSIGLHQRDNHRLIDTLVKLRDQGNTVLVVEHDEDTIRAADHVVDIGPGAGEHGGEVVFAGSVKNLLKSKTSLTGAYLSGKRRVEVPTHRRVAERGAITVLGASENNLKDVDVAFPIGVLTCVTGVAGSGKSSLVNEILFKAARSQVNRSRDIPGRHKGITGLELIDKVIDIDQSPIGRTPRSNPATYTGMFDHIRKLFAEMPEARARGYKPGRFSFNVKGGRCEACSGEGTNRIEMNFLPDVFVTCEACHGARFNRETLEITYREQSIADVLDMPIEQARQFFARQPSILRHLITLDEVGLGYVRLGQPATTLSGGEAQRVKLASELARRQTGKTLYILDEPTTGLHFEDVRKLLIVLHSLVDQGNTVVVIEHNLDVIKTADHLIDLGPDGGDRGGQVLVVGTPEEVARSTVSYTGQFLAPLLRRD encoded by the coding sequence TCAGTTTCTCGGCCTGATGGAGAAGCCAGATGTCGATTTTATCGACGGTCTCTCACCTGCGATTTCGATCGATCAGAAGACGGCCTCGCATAATCCGCGATCCACTGTGGCGACGGTTACCGAGATCTACGACTATCTCCGCCTGCTCTTTGCCCGAATCGGTCGACCACACTGCCCACAGTGTGGTCGCATCGTCGCTCAGCAGACGCCCCAAGAGATCGTTGATCTTGTCCTCGCGCATTTTGGCGATCGTCGGGTGATGATCGCCGCCCCGGTGGTGCAACAGCGTAAAGGTGAGTACCAGGCTCTGCTGGATGATCTGACCAAGCAGGGTTTTGCTCGCGTCATGATCGACGACGTGCTGGTAGAGCTAAGCGATCGCAAATCGGTTGCCCTTGAGCGTTATGAAGCCCACTCGATCTCGGTCATCGTGGATCGCCTGCGCGTCGATGTCTCCGATGTGCGACGACTTGTCGAATCTACCGAGACGGCGCTGGCACTCACCAAAGGACGAGTTGACGTGCTCGAAGTAGACGACGATCGCAAGGTAGTCCGAGTCGAGCGTTACTCCGAGGAGCTAGCGTGCGTGGTCTGTGGAATATCTCTTGGTCGTCTCGAACCTCGAAACTTCTCATTCAACTCCCCGTTTGGTGCCTGCCCTGTCTGTTCAGGTCTCGGGATGCGCTTTGAAGTCGATGAGGAATTGGTGTTGCCTGATCCCTCTCGGTCGCTCTTGCAGGGTGCCGTCGCCCCGTTTGGTGCATTACGGGCCGATTACTTGGAGCACATGCTCGAACGGGTGGCCAAGGAGTATCAGATCCCGTTGACCAAGCCGGTTGGCTCACTCGACGATGCCCAGCGCAGGATAATCCTCTACGGTATCGAGGATAAGGTTACCCACGAATACGTCGATCGCCGAGGTCGTGAGCGCTCTTACAGCTTCACCTACGAGGGAGCAGTCAATTTCTTGAAGCGTCGGCACGCGGAGGTGGAGAGCGAGACCGCTCGGGCGATCATTGAGTCCTATATGCGCCAGGTGCCCTGCGAAGGCTGTGGCGGAACGCGTCTCAAGCCCGAGGCCCGAGCAGTGACCATTGACGATATCTCGATCGATCGCTTTGTCGCACTTCCGATCGGGGATGCGTTGGAGCGCGTTGGAGCATTCGATCTCGATAGCCGCGAGCGCCAAATTGCGGCCCAAATCCTTAAGGAGATTTCGGCGCGGCTGCGATTCTTGGTCGACGTCGGGCTCGATTATCTCACCTTGGCTCGTAGCGCTGCCACCCTTTCGGGCGGTGAGGCACAGCGGATCCGACTTGCATCCCAGATCGGGAGTGGGTTGGCCGGTGTCCTCTATGTCCTTGATGAGCCATCGATCGGTCTTCACCAGCGCGACAATCATCGCCTGATCGACACCCTCGTCAAACTCCGTGACCAGGGGAATACCGTCCTGGTCGTCGAGCATGACGAGGATACCATTCGTGCTGCTGACCACGTCGTCGATATTGGTCCTGGGGCAGGTGAACACGGCGGTGAGGTCGTCTTTGCCGGTTCGGTCAAGAACTTGCTGAAGTCCAAGACGTCGCTGACTGGTGCCTATCTATCTGGCAAGCGTCGAGTGGAGGTTCCCACGCATCGAAGAGTGGCCGAACGGGGTGCGATCACGGTGTTGGGTGCGAGTGAAAACAACCTCAAGGACGTAGATGTGGCGTTTCCGATCGGCGTCTTGACCTGTGTCACTGGTGTCGCTGGATCTGGAAAATCGTCGCTGGTCAATGAGATCCTGTTCAAGGCAGCTAGATCCCAAGTCAACCGATCCCGTGACATACCAGGGCGACATAAGGGCATCACTGGCCTCGAGCTGATCGATAAGGTGATCGACATCGATCAGTCTCCAATCGGCCGGACGCCTCGTTCGAATCCTGCCACCTATACGGGGATGTTTGACCATATCCGTAAGCTCTTCGCCGAGATGCCCGAGGCCCGAGCACGTGGCTATAAGCCAGGCCGCTTCTCGTTCAATGTCAAGGGAGGGCGATGCGAGGCCTGTAGCGGCGAGGGGACTAACCGCATTGAGATGAACTTCCTCCCGGATGTGTTTGTCACCTGTGAGGCCTGCCATGGCGCTCGCTTTAATCGTGAGACCTTGGAGATTACCTACCGCGAACAGTCGATCGCTGATGTGCTCGATATGCCGATCGAACAGGCCCGCCAGTTCTTTGCCCGCCAACCTTCGATCCTTCGACACCTTATCACGTTGGACGAGGTCGGGCTCGGCTACGTTCGACTGGGTCAGCCGGCTACCACCCTGTCGGGTGGCGAGGCCCAACGGGTCAAGTTGGCCAGTGAGTTGGCCCGGAGACAGACTGGCAAGACCCTGTATATCCTGGATGAGCCGACCACGGGTTTGCACTTCGAAGATGTGCGCAAGCTCCTGATTGTCCTTCACTCGTTGGTCGATCAGGGTAACACTGTGGTCGTCATCGAGCACAATCTCGACGTGATCAAGACAGCGGATCATCTCATCGATCTGGGCCCTGATGGTGGTGATCGTGGTGGTCAGGTCCTGGTTGTGGGAACGCCCGAGGAGGTGGCACGCTCGACGGTAAGTTACACTGGGCAGTTCCTTGCCCCGCTCCTTCGCCGTGATTGA